A region from the Halobacillus mangrovi genome encodes:
- a CDS encoding DUF2935 domain-containing protein: MASQFVARSLDEIRFWSRIMKEHALFLSLGFNFDDTKLIQEAQQYIDLFERIEQQLGQFTVNSDPQQIATFNNQVYQAAASIWAYKRKVLGLSLRCEIRSNNFPLLLDHTSREAAYFAERLKELNEGKLKPTPAKIIKENVFFLRIMADHSKFIGHLLDPSERKLVDQAREFSHDFDQLVFQATDLDSMRPQSETQPILDHFLDENRVSVVALRDFKKAARELIEECRIKSIIHPLLADHVFREAERFLHIIDMFEASLTSNK, from the coding sequence ATGGCAAGTCAATTTGTAGCTCGTTCATTGGATGAAATCCGTTTCTGGTCTAGGATTATGAAAGAGCACGCCTTGTTTCTAAGTCTCGGATTTAACTTTGACGACACAAAATTAATCCAAGAGGCCCAGCAGTATATTGATTTGTTTGAACGAATTGAACAACAATTAGGTCAATTCACTGTAAACTCTGACCCTCAACAAATAGCAACTTTTAATAATCAAGTATATCAAGCAGCTGCTTCTATTTGGGCATATAAGCGAAAAGTCCTTGGATTGTCACTACGATGTGAAATAAGGTCCAACAATTTTCCTTTATTACTAGACCATACTAGTCGGGAGGCAGCTTATTTTGCTGAACGGTTGAAAGAATTAAATGAAGGGAAATTGAAACCGACTCCCGCAAAAATTATCAAAGAGAACGTGTTCTTCTTAAGAATAATGGCAGATCATTCTAAATTTATAGGTCATCTACTCGATCCATCTGAAAGAAAATTGGTTGACCAAGCGAGGGAATTTAGTCATGATTTTGATCAACTAGTTTTCCAAGCAACCGACTTAGATTCAATGCGTCCTCAGTCAGAAACTCAACCAATTTTAGATCATTTCCTTGATGAAAATCGGGTCTCAGTAGTTGCTCTTCGAGACTTTAAGAAAGCAGCAAGGGAATTGATTGAAGAATGTAGGATCAAAAGTATTATCCACCCTCTTTTAGCTGACCACGTCTTCCGTGAAGCAGAAAGGTTCCTTCATATTATAGATATGTTCGAGGCTAGCCTTACTTCCAATAAATAA
- a CDS encoding acyl-CoA dehydrogenase family protein, with amino-acid sequence MDFEFNEEIQALRKGVRNFVQEEVEAVAMEIEEKNQIPDDIIEMTKELGIFGISIPEEYGGLGLNMVGKCAIYEELGKTHNGYTTLVGAHTGIGTVGIVELGNEQQKQKYLPKMATGEWLGAFALTEPSAGSNAANLKTTAVKKGDKYILNGSKHYITNAVDAHIFTVMAVTDSDKDAKGITSFIVEKDFPGFVLGKVEEKMGLRGSHSAEIFFEDMEVPVENVLGEVGMGYINALKILANGRTGLAARNLGSCEKLLEHSMEYALERQQFGKPIFEQQAVQHMLADISAEIETLRAITYRVAWMTDKKQRVVKDAAIAKYYGSEVYNRVADLAVQIHGGIGYIKEYPIERYYRDARITKIYEGTTQIQKNIIASELKRQYV; translated from the coding sequence ATGGATTTTGAATTTAATGAAGAGATACAAGCATTAAGAAAAGGCGTAAGAAATTTTGTGCAAGAAGAAGTTGAAGCTGTAGCAATGGAAATTGAAGAGAAAAACCAGATTCCTGACGATATCATTGAAATGACTAAGGAATTAGGGATATTCGGTATTAGTATTCCTGAAGAATATGGTGGTCTGGGATTAAATATGGTGGGTAAATGCGCCATATATGAAGAACTTGGAAAAACACATAACGGTTATACTACCTTAGTAGGCGCCCATACAGGTATAGGGACAGTAGGAATAGTGGAATTGGGAAATGAACAGCAAAAACAAAAATACTTACCTAAGATGGCTACCGGGGAATGGTTAGGAGCATTTGCTTTAACAGAACCGAGTGCTGGGTCTAACGCTGCCAACTTGAAAACCACAGCAGTGAAAAAAGGCGATAAGTATATATTGAATGGCTCAAAACATTATATTACAAATGCTGTGGATGCTCACATATTTACAGTAATGGCGGTTACAGATTCTGACAAGGATGCTAAAGGTATTACTTCATTTATTGTTGAAAAGGATTTTCCGGGATTTGTTTTAGGAAAAGTAGAAGAAAAAATGGGACTTCGGGGGTCTCATTCTGCTGAAATTTTCTTTGAGGACATGGAGGTTCCGGTAGAGAATGTATTGGGTGAAGTAGGGATGGGGTACATTAACGCCCTAAAAATATTAGCAAATGGAAGAACCGGTTTAGCTGCTAGGAATCTTGGTTCCTGTGAAAAACTATTAGAACATTCCATGGAATATGCTCTTGAAAGACAGCAGTTCGGTAAGCCGATATTTGAACAACAAGCAGTACAACATATGTTGGCGGATATTTCAGCTGAAATTGAAACACTTCGTGCAATTACCTATCGGGTAGCTTGGATGACAGACAAAAAACAGCGTGTGGTTAAAGACGCTGCTATAGCTAAATATTACGGCTCTGAGGTTTATAATAGAGTTGCCGATTTAGCGGTTCAAATTCATGGTGGTATAGGTTATATCAAAGAGTATCCTATTGAACGCTATTATAGAGATGCACGGATTACGAAAATTTATGAAGGTACGACTCAAATTCAAAAAAATATTATCGCTTCAGAATTAAAGCGACAATATGTCTAA
- a CDS encoding enoyl-CoA hydratase/isomerase family protein — translation MNYKYLLTEVKDGVGIITINNPEKRNALNLSALSEIESVLGAWRKDDRIKVLIFTGAGNKSFVAGADINQLKERTAVSALEPNMTATYRKIEEYEKPIIAAINGTAVGGGLELALACDIRVATSNIKLGLPEVHLGIIPGAGGSQRLARIIGKGRAMRMILTGEIITSEQAIDYGLITDLVEQDQLMNKTLEIAEKIAVKGPLSLRVAKTLLNKGADIDMDTALMFEKYAQAMLMATDDKTEGISAFLEKRTPEFQGK, via the coding sequence CGATAAATAATCCGGAGAAGCGAAATGCCCTTAATTTATCCGCCTTATCAGAGATTGAGAGTGTCTTAGGTGCTTGGAGAAAGGATGATAGGATCAAAGTTCTTATCTTTACAGGGGCAGGGAATAAATCTTTTGTAGCTGGAGCAGACATAAATCAATTGAAAGAAAGAACCGCTGTATCTGCTTTGGAACCAAATATGACAGCAACATATAGAAAAATCGAAGAATATGAAAAGCCTATTATTGCTGCTATTAACGGTACGGCTGTCGGTGGGGGACTTGAATTAGCCCTTGCCTGCGACATTCGTGTCGCGACTTCTAATATTAAACTTGGACTCCCAGAGGTTCATTTAGGCATCATCCCCGGAGCCGGTGGTTCTCAGCGTTTAGCACGCATAATTGGGAAAGGAAGGGCTATGAGGATGATTCTTACAGGTGAAATCATTACTTCAGAACAAGCTATAGACTATGGACTCATTACGGATCTTGTAGAACAAGATCAGCTGATGAATAAGACATTGGAAATTGCTGAAAAGATAGCTGTGAAAGGTCCGTTATCTCTAAGGGTTGCTAAGACTTTACTCAATAAAGGTGCTGATATTGATATGGATACAGCATTAATGTTTGAAAAATATGCCCAAGCTATGTTGATGGCAACAGATGATAAAACAGAAGGTATTTCAGCCTTCTTAGAAAAAAGAACTCCGGAATTTCAGGGGAAGTAG